A single region of the Pan troglodytes isolate AG18354 chromosome 22, NHGRI_mPanTro3-v2.0_pri, whole genome shotgun sequence genome encodes:
- the DNAJC28 gene encoding dnaJ homolog subfamily C member 28, which yields MNTMYVMMAQILRSHLIKATVIPNRVKMLPYFGIIRNRMMSTHKSKKKIREYYRLLNVEEGCSADEVRESFHKLAKQYHPDSGSNTADSATFIRIEKAYRKVLSHVIEQTNASQSKGEEEEDVEKFKYKTPQHRHYLSFEGIGFGTPTQREKQYRQFRADRAAEQVMEYQKQKLQSQYFPDSIIVKNIRQSKQQKITQAIERLVEDLIQESMAKGDFDNLSGKGKPLKKFSDCSYIDPMTHNLNRILIDNGYQPEWILMQKEISDTIEQLREAILVSRKKLGNPMTPTEQKQWNHVCEQFQENIRKLNKRINDFNLIVPILTRQKVHFDAQKEIVRAQKIYETLIKTKEVTDRNPNNLDQGEGEKTPEIKKGFLNWMNLWKFIKIRSF from the coding sequence ATGAATACAATGTATGTGATGATGGCTCAGATCTTAAGATCTCACCTGATAAAGGCTACAGTGATTCCTAATCGAGTGAAAATGCTTCCATATTTTGGTATCATTAGAAATAGAATGATGTCAACCCATAAATCCAAAAAGAAGATCAGAGAATATTATAGGCTGCTGAACGTGGAGGAAGGATGCTCTGCAGATGAAGTCAGGGAATCTTTTCATAAGCTTGCCAAGCAATATCATCCTGACAGTGGCTCTAATACTGCTGATTCTGCAACATTTATAAGGATTGAAAAAGCTTATAGAAAGGTGCTCTCCCATGTGATAGAACAAACAAATGCCAGTCAGAGTAaaggtgaagaagaagaagatgtagaaaaattcaaatataaaacaCCCCAACACCGGCATTATTTAAGTTTTGAAGGTATTGGTTTTGGGACTCCAACTCAACGAGAGAAGCAATATAGGCAATTTAGGGCAGACCGTGCTGCTGAACAAGTGATGGAATATCAAAAGCAGAAACTACAAAGCCAGTATTTTCCTGATAGtataattgttaaaaatataagACAGAGCAAACAGCAAAAGATAACGCAAGCTATAGAACGTTTAGTGGAGGACCTCATTCAAGAATCCATGGCAAAAGGAGACTTTGACAATCTCAGTGGGAAAGGAAAACCTCTGAAAAAGTTTTCTGACTGTTCTTACATTGATCCCATGACTCACAACCTGAACCGAATACTGATCGATAATGGATACCAACCAGAATGGATCCTTATGCAAAAGGAAATAAGCGATACTATTGAGCAACTCAGAGAGGCAATTTTAGTGTCTAGGAAAAAACTTGGGAATCCAATGACACCAACTGAACAGAAACAGTGGAACCATGTTTGTGAGCAGTTTcaagaaaacatcagaaaattAAACAAGCGAATTaatgattttaatttaattgttcCCATCCTGACCAGGCAAAAAGTCCATTTTGATGCTCAGAAAGAAATTGTCAGAGCCCAGAAAATATACGAGACccttataaaaacaaaagaagtcaCAGATAGAAACCCAAATAACCTTGatcaaggagaaggagagaaaacacCTGAAATCAAGAAAGGTTTTTTAAACTGGATGAATCTgtggaaatttattaaaatacgATCATTTTGA